From the Hevea brasiliensis isolate MT/VB/25A 57/8 chromosome 13, ASM3005281v1, whole genome shotgun sequence genome, the window taaaaaaaattcccatataattttataatttttagcttatttttattttttaaaataattttttaaaaaataaaaatttaaattcttttatttattatattatatttttaaaataaaaaattaattaaattgaatttttacaaatttttaattGTCAAACAGAAGGTTAATGATTTTGTACAAAaattaagtttttatttttttttatatttttttatgtggAGAGCAAGACAACACACCAGCAGTCATAGTTTGGGACCAGAAGCTGCGCAGGGTAAAAATATGGGCCCGACATTATCCAAGGCAATCAGGGTCCAAGGAAGGGAAGCACGTTCCATGTCCATACAACTGGATGATAAAGTGGCAAATGTCAGGATCAGAACTCAGAATATCTGCCATGGCAAAAGATCGTATTCTGAAAGGTGCAGCGGGATCGTGGGTTGAAACATGATGGACCCTTTGGTGgttcaatgaaaaagaaagaaagaaactaAGAAAATGAGTGTTCTTCATGGGGTCATTCTTATGGTTTCTGTAACTGTTCATTATTTGCAGAACTACAAATCCTGTTGACTCTGCTCCAATGTAATCAAGAGCTTGTTATGCTTTAACCTGCTTTTTAGACAAAGGGAAATCTCTTTCATATCAGCAAATAGCATCATAAAACTGCATATTTTCTCTATTGCCAAAAAATTGAATCCGCAGAAGGCTTAAATATTCTAATGGAATTGCTGCAAGAAGAAGAATCCACAAGAAGGTAAATTCATATCAGGTTAAGATAATTAGATTACATTACAGGGCTAATTGCTACATTTAAATAATACATGCTCCTCTTCTACTGAGGTCACATCTCCAGTAACAGAAACCCATGTTTCTGCAATTTTACCCACTCTCCCTTCAAGAATCTCAACCAAAGTAAATGCGCGCCTCGTACCTTTGGACTCTGGAGTCAACTGTGAGGTTTCGCTATTCATGAAGCTTCTATTGGGAGCTCGTTGATCGTCATTGATTCTTTTAACTCTGGGAACAATTGCCCCATTCAGGTATATAGTATTGTCAGTGCTGACCACAATCATTTTTCGAAGACCATTTCCATAAGCTAGCTCTTTATGCATGTGACCAAACACAACCAGAGGAATATTCAGTTTGGTCGTCTCTTTTAAGTGGGCAATTGCTTGTGCTAGATCTGTATCAGAGAATGTTGTAAACAAAGAATGGTGAATATATTATTCTGTAACATAaacaaataaattgcatcttatgaaataattttttttctttttgttcccTATCCTTATAAGAagaagtagaagaagaagaaaagaggttACCAGGATCACCATGATCACCACCTCCAAACACCCAATCTTTTCCACATATATCATTCAAATTAGAACCAAGACCTGGAAAAAGCAAGACCAGACTGGATTTCAATAAAAGAGATCAATTTGTCTTGAATGACTGGTTGGTAAGTAATTTCGGCCAGCTGATACACCTGTGGGCCCATTATGTgcaagaaatataactagatggTTTTCTGGAGTGCGTGAAGCAGTATTATAGATTCTCATGGCACTTCCTTCCATGTCTTGGACTCCATATCTGTGAGAATATTGCAATTTAAAAAGTTTCAGCATGTACAATAAGATCAAGCAACAGTCAACAGGAAAATgattagtagaagaagaaaaaagggaagtGCGAATTCACATCATCCTATGTCATTTGCACATTGATTCTTGTCTCACTTTGGTTATATATCCATAAGGTCACCCCAGCTAGCTCCTGTCTTAAAAAATCCCATTGCTATTAATTGCATACGTTAAATTGAGGCAGTCATTTTTGGTTCTTTTACCAAAGAAAAACATAATACCTTGCAAGACAATCGACAATATGAAGAACAGACACATGAAAGATTCCCAAGccttattttcatatttttaggTTTTTTAGTTTGTACAAGTAAACTTGAAAATGCCACAAGAAATAATAAAAGAGAAGAATAACTATAGGATTTGCTTCAAACAATACAAACCTCTCAGAAAGAAGCCTTTTCCGGAACAACTGGTCACCACCACAAGAAAATGGCCGTCCACCAACAACACTAAGTTTTAAAGTAGGGAAATCCAGATGCCTGTAACCTACATGCTCTTCGCCAAGACTGGTTGTTTCCAGAAAGGTATTTTCATTCAGCAGTTGAATTTCTTCAGAGCTCAGttcatgcatgatatgcaatgtGCTGAAGGACATACATTAAAGGCATCCGATGTCTTTTTGTAACTTTATTACATTACATGCATGGCATTCCCAATGCCAAAAATCATACGAAAGGAAAAGTCATAGATGAGCATAATCCAGGAGGTTATGCATATGTACAGTATCCCCTTTTCTTTTGTGTTTACATTCCTTTTGATTTTTCATAAAGGAAAggaattgagaaattattcaaaATTACGTTTGAAAAGCTACATTCAGTACATCAAATAATTCTGTCCAATGGGCTAACAATTCACAAATATTATAAAACCTTTCCAAGTCTATTCAATCCCCTTGATTTTTTCAGAGAATAATAGGGCTTTCCAGCAAGAAGTAAAATGATGATTGCAAAACTTGGGGCTACATGTATGGCTTACTCCTTATCTTaactttgttttatttttaataatcttTCAAAAGGGAACTTATTATGGGAATGAGGTAATAATTATAAGAAGGAAAATGAACCTAGTACTACATTATATCTTTAAATTCATTGTTGGTCCAATCAAGTATTTATCCATGTCTCTTTCATCATAAATCAGCAATACGCAGAAAGTCTAATGCAATCTCTGTTTTCAAAGACATGATTTGTGACAACACTACAGAAGAGAGCCATCACATGTACGCTTCCTACATTATCCAGTCGTTCTTCACAAATTCAGTCTTTCACCATCTATGTAAGAAGCAAATTAGGATGTGATAATAAAGGAACCAGACCCCTATATGCGTGCTTAATGCTGACATTGTCGAACAAAACTGAAGAATAAGAGATTTTAAGATCATCAAAATAGGAGTAACATCAACATATTTTCAAATTGTAAAACATTTAACCAATGAAAATGAAGACATAAAAGGCATCATCCCAAAATCTGGCATGCTCAGAGATAAGGTACGCTCACCATTCCAGTTGAAGTTGAACACCATCCTTCATCCTAATATTCAAATTAAAGAAAACAATTATAAAGGAATAGAAATTTAACTTGTGTGTTTGATTTATAAAGATAGTTAATGATGCCAAATTCAAAGCTTAGAAAAGTAAGGCTAGCTGCTTTTAACATGTCACATGCACAGATTCACATATACACACACATGCGCGCTAGAAGGAACATATCTTAGTAGAAATTTCAAACAATAATTCAGAAGTCTTCTTttatcttccttctttctttttttaaattttttcatcTGATTTGCATATAGAACTGAACAAATGTACATTATTTAATTGCTCTAGCTCCATAAATGTAAGAAGGAAAATTTCTGAAAGTGTAACAACATAGAGACATCTTAGCATATATCAACATGATGCACTGTTGAAGTGGGCTGTAGCATCTGGACTTACTTTTGTGAGAACTTTTGAGTATACCAGGAATCATGATTTCCCAAAATAACTGCCTTAGGAAATTTAAGATCTGCAACACTTTGAACAAGGTCCACATTTTCATTACCAAAATCACCTGAATAAAGCCCAGGAAGAGGGAAgggcaagaaaaattaaaaaggcAAAGAAAGACTAATAAGGTTAGATTTAAAAATTTTACTAGCAATGTTGCAAAAACACAATCAGAATGACAGGCCATGGTACACGTTAGGCAGATTTTCCATGTGTCAAATTAATAAACATGTCTATAATAcattttttatgtattataagaTACAAAATAAAATGTTAGTAACCAGCATGGACCCAGATCCTTTTTAGATGTTTCCTTGATATTATGCTCACCAGTTAAAACAGGCAAAAAGGGTCATGAAGGCACCACATGTGGAGTAAATGAAGGCCAGCCAATGACATCAGATAGGTATAAGGTGAGAGAAAAGAAAACCTGCCTGTAAACAGCACCAAATCCGGCTGCATTGCCATACAACAAAAATTGAGTTGTTAGAGGATATGTATGTTCAAGATTAGTGGAAATGCTTCTGAAAAGCTAAAAGAAAATTGAACAaacaaataagaaaataaatagcTCAAGGCAATTTGGATGCAAATAAACTATTGTGAATGTCTAGTTCTAGCTAGATTTTCTTTTGAGACAGTGCAAGTGAATGGACACATGTACACACACTCACATTTGATCGCACTCTCACATTCACTCTCTTACACACGTACACACACTCACACCTAATTGTTTCTCACCTTCTTCTTGCACGCACACCTACACAACACAAGCTAACACATATTTATACGTGCTCTAGGTCGGTGAAATCTCCAGATGCTTCTCAAATGCCTGTGATAAAGATATCTCCAAAGTCGGTGGTGAAGCTTCATGAATGTCGTTTATTCTTGAAGACCAAGGAAAGAGATGATTCTAGATTAATGTAGAGAAATAGAAAGTCGGCGATGATTTTCTTCAATATTCTTCCCATCAAGTTTTTAGGGTTTGTCCTCAACTCTTCATATATTCTTACTGAAAGCTTTGTTCAGTAACTTCCACAGGAGGATCATACCTATCAGATATGTGGATGACACAGGTATCTAAGAGTACAAAACAGAGTCGAACTGAAATGAACTGATgagtcacccacataccataaccACAAAAAGCCAAGACAATTGGAGTGGAACCACAAAGAAACCTGGGTACCTAACTTAAAATCCTGAAGAATTCTtcatgtgcatatatatatatatatatatatatatatatatatatatatccttgtGAAGAACATTACATGAACCAATATAATAACCGTCACTTACAAGTTCTTCACAAATGACAGGTCAGAGAACTATTTCTCTTTCTTGGCTACCATATGAGAAAACCCAAAGTTCCTTTTCTAGCAGTCAAGACTCCTATCTGTATTTTGCTCTTGCTGATTTCAGTTATTGTAGAATAAAAGAGTCTGCTGCCAACTTTAGAAGCCTCTAGTTTTTATCTTTTGGACGGCCAACTTTTCTCCAAGACCTAGGTAAATAACTAGACACGTTTCTTCTATCAGTATTTTTAAATTTCCATATATCATTCACGCAGTACCCTAAATTGCTCTTGTTTATCATTGCAAAGCCCGCAATTTCTTCAAGATATAATCCAATGTAAAGGAAAGTAAACAAATAAAAATCTAATAGAATAATGAACTCAATATTCATTCCATTACATTCAATTCTGTTAAGCAAGCATGCACTAAAAAAAGATAAAGTTATTTTCTACTCAATTAGCAAGAAGATAGTTATAATTTTTAGTCATTAAATCCCTAAATTGGCTGTGGGCTTAATTACAGTGACATAAATTAGAAATTCAAAAGCAAAAAACTAATAGTAAAAAAGAATATGAAAAATAAGCATAATAAGTACTAATGATGatgaaaaaaagaaacaaagaaatgaaatttaCCTGCAAAAGTTCAAGTGCTTTTGTATCTTCCTCTAGATTCCAATCATCATGCTTCGAAAAccccaaaaaaaatttaaaaaaaataaaaaaacaaaattttCCCAAAAAATATAATAACCGTACAATTACAACCCTAGATTAATCAAATAATAAGCTATTTAAGCGAACGCAAAGCTAGGGTTTCTAAATTAAAAGGAAATACAAGCTTGGAAGGGCAAACAAatactagagagagagagagagagagagagagactcacGACGTCTCCGACAACTGCGATTCGGGCCGAGACCGCCATTAAAGAGGTGCTGCTGGGCTTAGAGGACAAAGAGAAAGGGGGGCAACAAGGGGCACTGGAAACAAAACAGAGAGAGGGAGCGTGAAAGAACGCGCTTAAACTTAACATAACCTTCAGTTCCAGTTTCGCGCGCTATTTTACGGCGATACGAGTGGGAATTTAAACCGTTAAAAACGAGAAGTAATATCGTGCAAAATTAATATATAGAAATAAAATAGCaaaataatcttttttttttatagaaataagttaatttttaaaataaatttctattaataaagtagtcattttattaaaattcacTGTATTACATCaagattaaattattataaatattaaaactaCATATATTAAACTGTTAACACGATGAATTAAACTACTATAATTTTTTAACTCACAAATGGTATTTTATTAGAAAAACtattttactaataaaaatatattttagggattaatttatttttataagaaaaataaatggattaaattgtaatttttataatatatcattgattaaattataaattattgttattaacaAAAGTGATTCGTTGAAGAGCTAGAGTGTACATCGCAACACAAAATAGGCCTATACACCTCAAAAGGATATTTAATCCCGCACCCTCGAACCGTTGAATTTAACAAGTCAATGAAATATTTGGTATAGCCTTTGTGAAAATGCTACATTTTTCATCTCCTCACAAGCATTCTGCGCCAACCTTATAGTGAGAATGGGATTCAAAGCCTTGCCATCGTAAACAACTGCCTTCCTTGATTTCCAAATATTCCAACATAGAAAAGCTGCCAAACAAAGACACTCTTTATATTGAGAACAAAATACTTTTAACAAGTCGTGCCACCAAATGAAATCTTgataaaatatagaaataaaaatataaaatattaagatattaaaattaaatgatataaaaaatatgaataaaatttaCATAGAAATGTAGTGGTTGAAACAAAAAAATAAAGTATTGGAGGGCAAATAAtagtaggggtgtgcaaacggttcgGTTTCGAACCGATAAAACCaaaaatcgaaaataaaaaattttaaaaatcgaatcaaattgattaataagagaaaatcgaatcgaatcgaaccgataaatattgattcggttttaaaccgatcaaaccgaaatttataaaatttcatatttttaatattaaatctaaataataaaacataaaaacaaaaaaaaagaaatcaaaacaaaaaaatcttaaggttcggttcgattttctttgattttgtttcgattcgattcggttcgattcgatttagttcgattttctttgatttcctatatattaataatttcagttcggttcgattttttaatttttttatgaaaataacgaaccgaaccgattaactaaaattatcaaaattataaaccgaactgaactgattgaattttaaaattgaatcgattgaaccgaattgaatcggTTCGGTTCTATTTtttggtttaaaccgaaaactgctctcctctaaataatagtttctttcttaaaatatactaaaattttaagggtgaaattttaattttcaaaacttttggGAGAGCCTTGGCCTAAGGAATAAAATAGTTAATAATATCAAAATATGCAGTAATTTGAACTAACGAAAAATAAACCTAACTCAATGGGATCCTAAAAAATGGGAGCTAAGTGATGTCACCTTCTTCACTACAAAGTTGCTACTAAAATCAAGGAATCAAAAATAGAAACTAAAGACCAtaaattaaacactaaaccaaAACAGTTCATGAGTTACATTATCTTACATGCTTTCTAACAGTAATTTCTGTTCGAGCTATTAATGCGAGAAACGTGTGGGAGAAATCAAAGACACATTCCTCATCTCtcccttttcttttgcatttcatTCACTCGAGGGGGTTTCAATTCAGTACTGAAACTCAACAGGGAATGTTTCATTTCCATTCCTAATCCTTGAAAGATTCATTTGTAAGTTGTTTTCAtcttaatggaaaaataaagaaaaagaatgaTCTTGCTTTGTTCATTCTATTAATCATTGTGTGGCAGTGTGTAACAGGATATGAAGAGAATGATCAGGTGTTTGCTTCTAATTTCCTTGTTGATCCATTCTTCAGAATCAAAAGAAGTTCCAGCAGTTAACAAGAAATGGCTAACTCTAAATGGTAGCAGGATTTTATAGCCTTCTAAATTTTGAAACTTGGTATATGATCTGTAAATTTTGATTCTGTAAATGCATTTATATGCAGGTCAGCCGCCTGCTGTAATTGCTAGAGGTGGGCTTTCAGGGGTTTTCCCAGAATCCTCTAGCTTAGCACTTAATATTGGAAGGGATTCAAGCTTAAGAGAGATGGTTATGCTCTGCAATTTACAACTAACAAAAGATGGCCTTGGATTATGCCAGGAAAACGTCACCCTTGAAGCTTCAACAAATATAGACATGATCTACCCAGATCAAGCCAAAACCTACAAAATAAATGGCAAGGATGTTAAGGGGTGGTTTTCTGTGGATTTTACAATGGCCCAGCTAAGTGCCAATGTAACAGGTAAGTCTCACAAATCTCATTTCAGTTTTCCTTTTCTTGTACTGTCTCTTCTTTAAAACATCTGTTATGTTTATGAATATACAGTGAAGCAAAGTATATCAAATCGGCCAAAATTGTTTGACAATAAATTTCCCATACTTACCGTTGATGATATTTTCCGAGCtcaaatccaatcatattggttgAATGTTCAGGTACTTGCAGCATCActtttcaatttcaagaatttccAAGGAATATAGAAGTGTTAAGATTTTGTTTAACTgcagaattatatgttctacaaTGAACACAAACTAAATGTGGCATCatatattcaaaaggaaagaatttTTCGGCTTGTCAATTATATCTCATCTCCTGAGATTGGTTTCTTGAAGGCAATGAAAGGAAAAGCAACCAACCCCAAGACTAAGCTCATTTTCGTTTTCCTTGAAAAAGATGCAATTGAACCCTCGACCAGCAAAACATATGGTTCAATATTGGAAGATCTTGCCACAGTCAAGACATTCGCATCTGGGATTGCTGTCCCAAAAAATTACATATGGCCTGTAAACAAAGACAACTATTTGGAGAGCTCCACAACTCTTGTCCTTGATGCTCATAAACTGGGTCTTGAAGTACATGCTACTGGCTTTGCAAATGACTTGGCTACAGTCTATAATTATACTTATGACCCTATATCTGAGTACTTGCAATTTATCAATAATCCGCAGTTTTCTGTTGATGGGGTGGTTTCAGATTTTCCTCCCACAGCATCATCAGCTCTTGGTAATATGATCAATTATCTATATTCATCTGTCATTTTCTCACCAATATGTATCTAAACAAAGGGGttgtgaaaaacaactcaaattGTTCATCTGGATAATTTAGTTTTGCCGAACTATGCCAACTTCTTCTCTAACCCTCGTAAGGTTCCCTCTGGTGCAGCATGCTTTGCACATTTCAGTAATCTAAACTTTACTAAGGCGGGTAAGTTCCTATTCTAACGTACTGGAGCTAATCTAGCAGTAGAAAAACTGTTTTGCCATGCACAAAAATGCTGTTCCTGTGCAGGTAGACCTTTGATCATATCTCACAATGGAGCAAGTGGAGTTTATTCTAACAGCACAGATCTTGCTTATCAACAAGCATTAAATGATGGGGCTGACATAATAGATTGCTCAGTTCAAATGACAAAGGATGGGACGGCATTCTGTATGGGTTCTGCAGATCTTACAACAGACACTACCGCAACGACTACCTTCTCAGCCCGATCTGCCACTATTCCTGAAATTCAACCGAATGCCGGAGTCTTTTCTTTTGATCTCACATGGAGTGAAATTCAGACATTGAAACGTAAGGCTTCTTCACTGCTTTCCCTGCATGCATTTGCTTAATGTTTCTGGAAATCCCTCTTACAGTGCATCTCCCTTATCCCAGCTCAATTGGGAAGCCCTTTTGCAAACGGTGACAAGTATCCAAgaaaccctgcatacaagaacACAGGTAAATTTGTAACTCTGGCTGAGTTTCTGGAATTCGCCAAAGCCAAGGCAGCATCTGGAGTTCTAATCAACATAGAGGTAAGCATTTCTTGTTCGTTTATCTTTATTCAGCAATTTTAACTCCGTTTGAAGTGTTTACCCTCATTACAAACTTATGCTTACAGAATGCTGCTTACCTAGCTTCAAAGAAGGGTCTTGACATAGTAGGTGCAGTTAGCACTGCCTTGAGCAATGCCTCTTTTGATAAGCAGTCCGCACAAATAGTCTTAATCCAATCAGACGACACTTCAGTGTTGTCCAAATTTCAGAATGTTACTGCATATGAAAGAGTGTTTTCCCTTAAAAAAGACATAGGTGATGCACCGGCGAAGTCTGTAGATGAAATCAAGAAGTTCGCTAATGCAGTTAATGTCCCAAGACAATCCATCGTTCCAGTACACCAAGGCCTTGCTAAAGCTGCTACCCAAGTTGTAGCCGAACTGCA encodes:
- the LOC110647389 gene encoding uncharacterized protein LOC110647389 isoform X1, producing the protein MLSLSAFFHAPSLCFVSSAPCCPPFSLSSKPSSTSLMAVSARIAVVGDVHDDWNLEEDTKALELLQPDLVLFTGDFGNENVDLVQSVADLKFPKAVILGNHDSWYTQKFSQKMKDGVQLQLECLGEEHVGYRHLDFPTLKLSVVGGRPFSCGGDQLFRKRLLSERYGVQDMEGSAMRIYNTASRTPENHLVIFLAHNGPTGLGSNLNDICGKDWVFGGGDHGDPDLAQAIAHLKETTKLNIPLVVFGHMHKELAYGNGLRKMIVVSTDNTIYLNGAIVPRVKRINDDQRAPNRSFMNSETSQLTPESKGTRRAFTLVEILEGRVGKIAETWVSVTGDVTSVEEEHVLFKCSN
- the LOC110647389 gene encoding uncharacterized protein LOC110647389 isoform X2; this translates as MSFSTLHIMHELSSEEIQLLNENTFLETTSLGEEHVGYRHLDFPTLKLSVVGGRPFSCGGDQLFRKRLLSERYGVQDMEGSAMRIYNTASRTPENHLVIFLAHNGPTGLGSNLNDICGKDWVFGGGDHGDPDLAQAIAHLKETTKLNIPLVVFGHMHKELAYGNGLRKMIVVSTDNTIYLNGAIVPRVKRINDDQRAPNRSFMNSETSQLTPESKGTRRAFTLVEILEGRVGKIAETWVSVTGDVTSVEEEHVLFKCSN
- the LOC131172242 gene encoding glycerophosphodiester phosphodiesterase GDPDL6-like, yielding MIRCLLLISLLIHSSESKEVPAVNKKWLTLNGQPPAVIARGGLSGVFPESSSLALNIGRDSSLREMVMLCNLQLTKDGLGLCQENVTLEASTNIDMIYPDQAKTYKINGKDVKGWFSVDFTMAQLSANVTVKQSISNRPKLFDNKFPILTVDDIFRAQIQSYWLNVQNYMFYNEHKLNVASYIQKERIFRLVNYISSPEIGFLKAMKGKATNPKTKLIFVFLEKDAIEPSTSKTYGSILEDLATVKTFASGIAVPKNYIWPVNKDNYLESSTTLVLDAHKLGLEVHATGFANDLATVYNYTYDPISEYLQFINNPQFSVDGVVSDFPPTASSALACFAHFSNLNFTKAGRPLIISHNGASGVYSNSTDLAYQQALNDGADIIDCSVQMTKDGTAFCMGSADLTTDTTATTTFSARSATIPEIQPNAGVFSFDLTWSEIQTLKPQLGSPFANGDKYPRNPAYKNTGKFVTLAEFLEFAKAKAASGVLINIENAAYLASKKGLDIVGAVSTALSNASFDKQSAQIVLIQSDDTSVLSKFQNVTAYERVFSLKKDIGDAPAKSVDEIKKFANAVNVPRQSIVPVHQGLAKAATQVVAELQKANLTVYVSVMRNEFFSLAFDFLSDPTVEIATFAPFNVSGIITEYPATANRFFRNLCSDLNYNVEFALLPIQLPYLTQFLPDGSQPPVAAPSPALDVEDVVDPPLPAVAKVASSSPGPSTKPKSPSIAGLGRSLLATSCFAHFSNLNFTKAGRPLIISHNGASGVYSNSTDFAYQQALNVGVDIIDCSVQMTKDGTAFCMGSADLTTDTTAMTTFSSRSATILKFNRMLYPRNPAYKNTGKFVTLAEFLEFAKAKAASGVLINIENAAYLASKKGLDIVGANDTAYERVLSLEKVGDATPRNLCSDLNYNVEFALLPIQLRYLTQFLPDGTQPPVVAPSPSLDVKDAVEPPLPAVAKVASSSPGPSTSPKPPSIAGLGRSLLATWLLGSICMGY